In the Spirochaetales bacterium genome, one interval contains:
- a CDS encoding class I SAM-dependent methyltransferase — MKIKQKQDDWNNQYQSKKWDYLKELYELPRYGILCSYMKYFNRKIKLLDVGCGEGKILEFCRHDLIDRYYGVDISRVALDKIEAVTPHDKFICSTIEEFVTDEKFDIILFNEILYYTINPENNLKRYKDFLAEKGLFIISMHKKSDPFAYNNRCIRGVWKTMKTLGWNIIDEVTLYNTSRKLQWKICLVEPKPQSSLQ; from the coding sequence ATGAAGATAAAACAAAAACAGGATGACTGGAATAATCAATATCAATCAAAGAAATGGGATTATCTCAAAGAATTATATGAACTTCCACGTTATGGTATTTTATGTTCATATATGAAATACTTTAACAGGAAGATCAAGCTGCTGGATGTCGGATGTGGTGAAGGAAAAATACTGGAATTCTGCCGCCATGATTTGATCGACCGCTATTATGGTGTCGATATATCCCGGGTGGCATTGGATAAAATAGAAGCGGTGACCCCGCACGATAAATTTATCTGTTCGACGATTGAAGAGTTTGTAACGGATGAAAAATTTGATATCATCCTGTTTAATGAAATACTCTATTATACCATAAACCCCGAAAATAATTTAAAACGATATAAGGATTTTCTGGCTGAGAAAGGCCTTTTTATCATATCGATGCATAAAAAATCCGATCCTTTCGCGTATAACAACAGGTGTATTCGCGGCGTCTGGAAAACCATGAAAACTTTGGGATGGAATATAATCGACGAAGTAACGTTATATAATACCTCGAGAAAGCTGCAATGGAAAATCTGTCTTGTCGAGCCGAAACCCCAATCGTCTCTTCAGTAA
- the wecB gene encoding UDP-N-acetylglucosamine 2-epimerase (non-hydrolyzing), with amino-acid sequence MIKFYSVVGTRPNFVKEFLINSECRKRGIREILVHTGQHYDYEMSQIFFDCFHLPKPDHHLAVQNLTAAQFSADVIIRLDSLLKDERPDFVLSYGDVNSTLSAAVAATKNHIPFFHVEGGVRGDNLYNPEEINRRVADVLSEVIYCCTRNDIKNLQKENYDNGRIVYTGDLMNDALMFTLKEHNIVPQRGDYMVLTLHRQENVMHPERLGAIIDGLIQSQKRIIFPAHPRTLNQIRKNGLMEGLARSKIEVVKPMGYLEFVKLLAGSDKVLTDSGGVRREAYLLKKPCIVLIELSWFPEISEAGWKVLTKPDSSNIEHLVQTFEPRGEHRNIFGDGKAYINIIDDIEKRCG; translated from the coding sequence GTGATTAAATTTTATTCAGTTGTCGGAACAAGACCTAATTTTGTAAAAGAATTCCTGATCAACAGTGAATGCCGGAAACGCGGAATCAGGGAAATTCTTGTACATACGGGACAGCATTATGATTATGAAATGTCTCAAATTTTCTTTGATTGTTTTCACCTCCCGAAACCGGATCATCACCTTGCCGTGCAAAACCTCACCGCCGCCCAGTTTTCAGCGGATGTGATTATTCGTCTCGATTCGTTGTTAAAGGATGAACGCCCTGATTTCGTTTTAAGTTACGGGGACGTCAATTCGACATTATCGGCAGCCGTTGCAGCGACAAAAAACCATATTCCTTTTTTTCATGTCGAGGGGGGGGTACGTGGTGACAATCTGTATAATCCCGAAGAAATAAACAGGCGTGTTGCGGATGTTCTTTCGGAAGTGATTTATTGCTGCACCAGAAACGATATAAAAAATCTTCAAAAAGAGAATTATGATAACGGAAGAATTGTCTATACCGGAGATCTGATGAACGATGCACTCATGTTTACCCTGAAAGAACACAATATTGTTCCGCAACGGGGCGATTACATGGTTCTCACACTCCACCGGCAGGAAAATGTCATGCATCCTGAAAGACTGGGGGCAATTATCGACGGCCTGATCCAATCCCAAAAAAGGATTATCTTTCCCGCACATCCGCGTACACTCAATCAGATCCGAAAAAACGGCCTCATGGAGGGACTTGCACGATCGAAAATCGAAGTTGTCAAGCCGATGGGATATCTGGAATTCGTAAAGCTTCTGGCAGGATCAGACAAGGTACTGACCGATTCGGGGGGGGTCCGCCGTGAAGCTTATTTGCTAAAAAAACCGTGTATCGTATTAATCGAGTTGTCCTGGTTTCCGGAAATATCCGAGGCGGGCTGGAAAGTATTGACAAAACCCGACAGCAGCAACATCGAACATCTTGTACAGACGTTCGAACCGCGCGGGGAACATCGCAATATTTTCGGCGACGGAAAAGCGTATATAAACATTATCGATGATATTGAGAAGCGCTGTGGGTAA
- a CDS encoding glycosyltransferase family 4 protein, producing the protein MGKRRKKTIRICMLVHSYYLMDPRVRRQAECLAEIGYEVHVISCRLSFLKHSGIPSYQVVKNVHIHLLPLYKKRGGTLRYLFEYASMTILGMLKILLLNAKNKIDIIHIHNMPDILVLAGLPFKWNGTTLILDIHDPMSELYQQTYKLDTSHPVIRAIAIQERFSYRLATQLVTVSYPMASNVAEKTGCPEKDVMVTHNFPDLNMFPIITEKRKWPYSKDDFIFLYSGTITDHYRLDIAVRALAIAARSVPGIRLYLLGMGTSLQKILSLARALSITDRVKHIKPIELKKVKEIMANVDAGISTHEAGVFGDLYFSTKIIEFMTQGLPVLSSRTYTIHEYVPEDAIFYFEPENIENLAEQMIYMYKNPDVVMKRIDNSKKILSKYNWQAEKARYQTFYKGLTDNPINRHRASM; encoded by the coding sequence GTGGGTAAAAGAAGAAAAAAGACAATTCGCATATGCATGCTGGTGCATTCATACTACCTCATGGACCCGCGGGTTCGCCGTCAGGCGGAATGCCTTGCGGAAATCGGGTACGAGGTCCATGTCATTTCATGTCGATTGTCTTTTCTGAAACACTCCGGGATTCCATCCTATCAGGTGGTAAAAAATGTCCATATTCATCTTCTGCCGCTGTATAAAAAACGCGGCGGAACATTACGTTACCTGTTCGAATATGCTTCCATGACAATCCTGGGAATGCTGAAAATTCTCCTGCTCAATGCGAAAAACAAGATCGATATCATTCATATCCATAATATGCCGGATATTCTGGTGCTGGCCGGTTTGCCCTTCAAATGGAACGGTACTACACTGATACTGGACATACACGATCCGATGAGTGAATTATACCAGCAAACCTACAAACTCGACACATCCCATCCTGTCATACGTGCCATAGCGATACAGGAAAGGTTCAGTTACAGGCTGGCGACACAGCTTGTTACGGTCAGTTATCCAATGGCTTCCAATGTCGCGGAAAAAACAGGGTGCCCGGAAAAAGACGTTATGGTCACCCATAATTTCCCGGACCTGAATATGTTTCCGATTATTACCGAAAAAAGAAAATGGCCGTACAGCAAGGACGATTTTATCTTTCTCTATTCCGGAACAATTACCGATCACTACCGGTTGGATATCGCCGTCAGGGCACTGGCGATAGCGGCACGTTCGGTTCCGGGTATCCGGCTTTATCTTCTTGGAATGGGCACCTCTCTGCAAAAAATTCTGTCTCTCGCACGCGCGCTTTCCATAACGGATCGTGTCAAACATATAAAACCGATAGAACTCAAAAAAGTGAAAGAAATCATGGCAAATGTCGATGCCGGCATTTCCACCCACGAAGCGGGAGTATTCGGGGACCTGTATTTTTCCACAAAAATAATCGAATTCATGACACAGGGGCTGCCGGTGTTATCCAGTAGAACTTACACAATACATGAATATGTTCCGGAAGACGCCATCTTTTATTTCGAACCCGAAAATATCGAAAATCTTGCTGAACAAATGATCTATATGTATAAAAATCCGGACGTTGTTATGAAAAGAATCGATAACTCAAAGAAAATATTGTCGAAATACAATTGGCAGGCCGAAAAAGCAAGGTATCAGACATTCTATAAGGGATTGACTGACAATCCGATCAACAGACACCGTGCATCGATGTGA